In Paenibacillus kyungheensis, the following are encoded in one genomic region:
- a CDS encoding lactonase family protein has product MTNPNERLLVFAGSYAESTDNGVYVYSFDEATGELTQTDAFMGLKNPTFLNIDAPAGRLYAIGEAAYSDGTKIGEASSFAIDPAKGSIHLLNRLNTVGAPTCHIQRSDDSKYLSVTSYHGGMVGLFAIREDGQIGESLDVQQHEGHSVHPNQDRPHPHSSFYDPTGKYVLVQDLGLDRIYTYALDQEEGKLERVAEQVTAPGAGPRHLVFHPNGKYAFVINELNSTVTAYQYDGSNGTLSEIHSISTLPADYDGENGCAEIAISKDGRFVYGSNRGHDSIVQYEVDQATGQLTLVQHVSTEGGHPRHFSLTPNGNYLLAANRDGNNIVTFTVDATTGKLTYTGKSVEVSKPVCVWSVYM; this is encoded by the coding sequence ATGACTAACCCAAATGAACGCTTGCTTGTATTTGCAGGCTCTTATGCAGAATCAACAGATAACGGTGTGTATGTATACAGTTTTGATGAAGCAACAGGTGAACTGACTCAGACCGATGCTTTTATGGGACTCAAAAATCCTACATTTCTAAATATCGATGCTCCAGCAGGTCGACTGTATGCGATCGGGGAAGCTGCTTATTCTGATGGCACGAAGATTGGTGAAGCTTCGTCTTTTGCTATTGATCCGGCAAAAGGAAGTATCCATTTATTGAATCGTCTAAATACAGTAGGAGCTCCTACTTGTCATATTCAGCGTTCTGACGATAGTAAGTACTTAAGCGTAACCAGTTATCATGGAGGGATGGTAGGATTATTTGCTATCCGTGAAGATGGTCAAATTGGTGAATCGTTAGATGTACAACAACATGAGGGACATAGTGTACATCCGAATCAAGATCGTCCACATCCTCATTCTTCGTTCTATGATCCTACTGGAAAATATGTATTGGTTCAGGATTTAGGATTGGATCGTATTTATACGTATGCACTCGATCAAGAAGAAGGCAAATTAGAGCGAGTAGCAGAACAAGTGACTGCACCAGGCGCAGGACCTCGTCATCTTGTATTCCATCCTAATGGAAAATATGCGTTTGTGATTAATGAATTAAATTCAACTGTAACAGCTTACCAATATGATGGTAGCAACGGTACATTAAGCGAAATTCATAGCATTTCTACATTGCCAGCTGATTATGATGGTGAAAATGGTTGTGCAGAAATTGCAATCTCCAAAGATGGTCGCTTTGTCTATGGATCTAACCGTGGTCATGACAGTATTGTGCAATATGAAGTTGACCAAGCAACAGGTCAATTAACTTTAGTACAACATGTATCTACAGAAGGTGGACATCCAAGACATTTCTCATTGACACCGAATGGTAATTATTTGCTTGCTGCGAATCGCGATGGCAATAATATTGTTACTTTTACTGTAGATGCTACAACAGGTAAATTAACATACACAGGTAAAAGTGTAGAAGTCTCCAAACCTGTATGTGTATGGTCTGTATACATGTAA